GTTGCTCTGCAAAGTATGGGCTGTTCTGTTCTTTTGGTGTGTCTGACCTCTTCAAAACGTTTCTCTGTAAACTTTTGTACTCTGATCTCAGGTTCTGTGTTGGTGAATTGTGGAGTGTGTCATCCACGTCCTTCAAAAGCCAGTGCTCTGATATTTGGACATACAAGGTTCTCTAAGCAGCTACATGGCTTGCTTTATCTTGaagggaaaatgagaatttgcttcctttttgtTGCCCTCTTGATTACTTGTCTACTAGAAATTTACTTACTTGTCCACTAAGAAATCTACTTGACTagtaagaaatttaaaatatttttataataaccAGTCTGGTGATTTTAAGAGTAGCTATTCATCAGAGATTCCCAACCAGCAGTGTCctcagcagtgctctgctcccctctgtAAGGCATGTGTGGTGATACCAGGCAGTTCTGAGCAGTGCCGTGGGTCCAGCACTCCATGGCAGCTTCTCATTCCTTTGTTGAACACCTCTCAGTCCCTTTGGCTCATCTTTCTGTCAATCCTTTTAACTGCCCCAAAGACACCTGGCCTGATCTCAGGCTCTGCCATCCTCTCCCAAGCACCCCTCACTGTGTTACATGacagggagctgtgcctgccccaggCTCTTGGCCAGGTGGGAAGCCCAGCCTTTTCTGCCTGTGCCAGTAATTGCATTCCCCAGTCTTCAGAATTCCTGCACAGGCAGGATTGATGTTAAGAACAGCTCTATTCTTTAAAAGGTTGTTATGTGAGGAAGTGAAATGAGGTTTGTACCTGACTCCTCCCTGGTAAGGCTCACTTACCTTTGACAGAATTGCATAATGTATGTTCTGTAACTAATAGCTGAATTAGAAGTTAGTGTGTAGGAAATTAATTTACCTGATGCAACCCTTCTGGTGATGATAAATCTGGATGGTGTGCTTCTTGGGGAGTAATGAGGGCTAGTAACTTGGAAGTAAATTAGGCAACTCAtgtgtcttttttcctttttttttcctttttctagaACCACAGAGCAGACCCAGAAGAACTCTTCACAAAATTGGAACGCATTGGGAAAGGCTCCTTTGGTGAAGTCTTCAAAGGAATTGATAATCGGACACAGCAAGTGGTTGCCATAAAAATCATAGACCTTGAGGAAGCAGAAGATGAAATAGAAGATATACAGCAGGAGATAACTGTTTTAAGTCAGTGTGATAGTCCTTATGTAACAAAATACTATGGATCATATTTAAAGGTAATATATAATATTGCACAAAGATTTCTAGAATGCTGCTATAAAAATCATctaaaattaaggaaaatttaTCATGCCAACTTGACATTTTTagtaggtttttatttttctttgaacagagtttttcacttcatttttctctttttgttgcTTGCTCTTTGGGACTGGGATTTGCACAAAATGGCTAAAGAATTAACAGAGTTGATAAAGGATTCTTTTTGCCATTGTTTTTGAACCttggttttctctcttccctccacAATCCGTAGCGCAGTTCTGTGGCCTTTTTTGAGCAAAAGAAATACACCTTCATAGTTACAGAAACAAAAGCTGTTCCTGGTGTGGAAAGAAACCCTGTGCCATGTAAGATGTGCTGGCAGTTATGCAGCTTAGTAGGCCTGAGACAAAGTAACACTGACATCAGCAGAGTTACGTAACCACTGTGTGAAATGTTATCTAAGGCATAatttaacaaacaaaaattaaaacctacagaaaaccaaaatgttgAGTAAAAGTTCTCACCTTAAGTACTGCTTAAAGGTTTTGCGCTGTTGATGTATTTTGggtgacttttaaaaaatccctgaaaacaTTTAATGTAAACTAAAGTTTTAGTGATAGTACAAAGTATATTAAGTATCTGGGTGGGGTTATTTGCttatgtttgggatttttgttgggtttggtttgtttgcttcAGTTTGGGAGGTTTTTCTGGTTGGTTCTGTTTTTTGGTGCTTGGTCTCCCtctcagcatttctgctttcttaaGGTCTAGTGGGGTTTTGTACATTTTAGAGACAGATTTCTGATAAGTTTCTCTGTCTCACCCTTGTGCTGTATCTTTCAGTGATACATAAAAGTATTTGCAGAATTTATTTAGTAATATTCTTTGtaatattattttgcttttttctgtttaagtTGCAAAAGTATTCaatctttcatattttaatacTAAGTGGAGAAGTTATTTTTCCAATATTTCCAGTATATTTAGTATACTCCAAATACTAACTTCTGATTTCAGCTAATGTAAGACAGCTGTAGTGGCTTTGCTGTTTACTGTGAGTTCTTCACACCTGAGTAAACATACAAATTGCCATTGATAacccatttttccttctctttattgGGTTCAATCAGTGGGATTTTCGGTTTGTTTGTGAATAAGTAATAAATGTCTTAGAAGTAGGATTTACTTTCTGCATCACAGCATATTAGAACAAGCAGGTTCATCTCAAGATAACTTTGAGTTCAACCTGTAAGGTTCCCCTGGAGCAGTGCACAAATAGTACTGCAGATTCAGACATGATTGGTCTTTTTTACAgtcctttattttctgtgatgaGCTAAGTCCTAAATTCTGTTCTCCTGGATATCCATCATTTCAGCTTTGTGCTGTAAAAGCCCAGTTGTTTGCCCTGAAGTACAAACAGGTCAAAGTAAGTCTTGGAAAGTGTTTTTACTTGGAAGCGTTTTTGCTTGGAAAAGTGTTTTGTGAAATCACAGAACTAAACAGTGATTTCAGCAGCTGTGAATGGAAGAATTAAACTTTGATTGGGtggggatttgttttgtttgttctttgttttctcagagGTGGGGGGTGGAAAAAGCTTTATAAGTTATGGATtgaacagggaaagaaaatagtCTTATCATTATTTACGGCAATATAGGTGTGGAAAGTAAAGTCTAGTTATTCTATCAGTGCTACACAGCTATTAAATTCTccttaggtttttttaatttaaaaaaaattcttggcAAATGTAGGATCATGTTAATGCTGCAGTGCTCTTTTCACCATTATATGAGTTCTTTCCATTTCTGCTCTAAATGGATACATTCTGAAAGATTAATGCTGATGTCTTGTTTACTTTTCACACTTGGAAAGTTTTTGGGGAAGGAAAATTTCTGTGCGTGGAAGGTGTTTTGGGGAGGTGTTTGTGGAATTTTGGTTACTTTCTTATTACTTTAAGaaattcctctttaaaaaaaaaaaaaaaagtaaaaaattgttcacaggaatgttttccatcccagagcagcatgCTAGGTAATTCTGCTGCTTGTTATTCCCCaagtaaattaataaaaatgtccACAAATAAATGTGTAGCTttaattctgtaattaaaaataaataaagcaactTTTTAAGTAGTATATGCTATCTAAATTTTCTTAGACTAGATTAATCCCTGGTTGCTAGTTCAAGGCCTTTTAGCCTGAGACTCCTCAGGGGAAAGAAGGTATTGGCTTTGTTCATTGTGCAAAGAATCTTTTATTCTGCCTTTTCATTTTAGTAATAGCAAGTATTTTGAGAGTtatgtctgtttgtttgtttgtttacttaaTTGATCTAGCTGTGAACTTTTTAGTAGTTATTTCTTGGAGAGTGGTTGTCAGCCTAATTGTTAAGCTGTATAGTACTTCATTCAGGATTTAATTTTTCGATACATTATAAGTATATCTTTGAAACAATGAAATGAGTACAGTTGTGTACCAAATGACTGTATAATTAAAGGTTAAAGAATATTGAGgttaaattctgaaaaataagacGTCTTATTTCTCACAAATCCAAGTCCTAGACTGCAGAGATCAGATGCAGTTTTGCCATGGATATAATTAGTGTGAAGTTCACATTCTTAATGGCCCCATATGTTTATTCCTGGATACTTCAATTTATATATAAAGGTCACTGAAAAATTCctagaaatacttttttaagATAATGGTTAAAAAGTGCCtaaggtaaataaaaaaataaaaggtatttcaAATTTgaagatactttttttccctttgcatctTTATTTACAGGCAAACAAAACCGTTGAGCCAGTGTGCTGTGTTTCAGATCAGGCTTTATGAACTAGAAATAGTTTGCTAAAGTGTATTAATCATACATGTGGCTCTTTCTGAAGCTGTAGAAATGCCATTAGAAATATTTGTAGTTTTGCACTGTTCAAAGAGACTTAGTGTTTTCCTGACTAAATACCAAAGCAAACCCTCAGTGCAAAAGCATTCAGGTTGCCCACAGCACTTACTGATATTCTCTAGTTCAGTAATCTAGATCTATCTTAAATCTTTACATTTTATAGTTTCTATTTTGAAGAAATTGCCACTGAGACCATGTGTTGGCTTCAAGTTTATCATGTGAGCCTCTGTTCATCCAATTGAACTGTAATGGAACATCTTCTGttgtaatttcctctttttaaatcaattttaacTAAGCTTAGCGTGAGCAGATTGTTCTTGTCATCATTTTGTAGTTCTTGAGTTTTCCCTCTGGCAAGATAGTTGATAACTAAAAAGTTCTTAGGACTACAACATGGAAGAAGAGATGTAATTGTGAGGGGGTTCTAATTGCATACATTTCAGatcagagattttcttttttgtaccaGTGATCTGGTCTGTTCTATATATTCTGTATCTTGACAGTTTCTTTGCACTTCAGGGTGCAGAGGCAGCCTTGTGGCTGATGGAGATGCCCAGTCCCAGGGAGCCTGGGGCTTGCCAGCTGCATGCAGGCTCTCCCAGATGCCCCTGCTGCTGAGAGGCAGAAAGGAAGAGTGTCTTTATTTCAATTGCTTGACTTACTAACTTGTGACATTCTGCAGCCTAGCTGTTCATTAGCTACAGCTTGTATATCCAACCtgtaaatgtgattttaaaagtaTGGACAGTCCTTTAATAGTTTTCCTAGCAGTGCAGTGTTACTTGTCTGTTATCAGGTGGTTTAGTCTTGAAAAACGTTATCATTGGTACAAGATGGCAAGGTCTGTTTCCTTGAGGTTCTTGTGATGAAGTTGATGCCAATTATTGTGACACAAAAAGGTACAAAAGCCCCATATCATGGTAATGTGGGATATCTTGAGGTTCAAATGGGAGTTTCCCATTGAATTAACCTCAAAGCTTAGGtattagtaattttttcctaaattttccTTGGGTGTCTGGCAAGATCAATAGTGTTTTCTAAACATACTGGTAGGTGATGTGCAAGCATATGTACAGTCAAAGAATGCACTTAATAAACACATTTGTGTccaataataaaatgttttaacttTATATCATGGCTTTCACTAATGTGGGTAGAATCATATGAGCTTCAGCTATATTGCAACTTTTGTTATTGTAAGATAATTTAAGTCCTGATGGAGATATTTGTAGCTATTTCATATTTGTAGAAGGTCAGGATCTAAATTTGTCTCCTCATCCCCTATTGCACTTGGATTGCAATTAACATCTCAATAAATAAACCATGGGGTGTGGAGGGTCCCCTTGATAAGTTAGGTTAGATAGCTGAAATGAGTGTTTTCCTCCAGCCTAATGGGTTGTCAAAATGCATTACTCTCCTACCAGTTCAGGcaagaaaaagattaaaagtatttaaagttACCATCGTTCTGGCATGTTCTGGTTACACAAATTTAGGAAGTGCACATGATGAAGTGCTTCAGCTGGACTTTCCAACAGTACCATAGAGATAAATCTCTTGATGACTGGAATTCCATGACTGTTTTCCTTATTTGTGCCCTTTAGACCAAGGTTTTCAGTATCTGGCCTTGTAACTATTACAGCCACCtgagctttctcttttcttttgcaattaaAACAAACCTGAAGTTATTCTCAGCTTTTCAGATTTGAATATGGAGAAATCCAGAGACTTCCATCAGAATTGTGCAGCACTTTGTGCAGCAAAGCTTTGAGACAATCTAAAGATACTGGTTGTTCTGCCCTGTGTATTTATACTTGGCTGACAGAAAATAGCTAGGAAAAAGGTTGTTCATGCCTGGCTAGAAAATATCCACACCCGATTACAGTGGATAGTAGCAATTTCTTTGAGACATTGTTTGAGAAACAGTACTTACTCATTTTCACCCTGTACTGTTTTCAAGTAATAGTCAAATTCTCCAAACATGTCTGGTAACCACAATGTTTGCCTTGAACAGGAGTTCCTTGCAGGTCTTCTGAGCTGACAAAGTTGGGCTTTATATAAAAACTGCTAAAATTagccagcccttccctgctgagATCATAATATTGGAATAGACTCTCATAAATGGTGTGGTTTTTAAATTCAGTATAAATCTAATAGAGCACACTTTGTTAGGATGATTGGATGTGGtgctttcagaaactgcacCTTTATTTGCTTGCTGAGTTTTCTTTAGATTTCCATCCCTGGGCAGGCCATAGGGTGGGAAAGTATACAATGGAGAATGCAAGAGGCTTTAAAGAGTACTCCTGCCCTAAGCTTGTGCTCTGTAATGAGAAACTAGCACTGGTAAATATTTGCTGGAAACTTATACAGTGTGTGTGGTACTTCACCACTGTGTGTGGTTCAGTtgagtatttttaataactgggttttattttaaataaatatatttattcacaAAATTTTCTCGACTAGTACCACAGATTCATATTTGAGTTTTGTCTTTTGAGGGGACTCTGGCAAGTAAGTAGTCTGTAGATTTGCTACTAAGTGTTCCcggttttttttctatgaatCAGCCACCTTTTGTAGTGACAAGCCAAGGACAAAGTCAGTACTAGAAATCAGTGTTAGAATAATTTGTCACTTGTAGAGGTTGAGTGATCTTCACAGAGGACATGCAGAAACTCACATATTCAAAAGATCCAtgttaaataattatttgtatttaattaaaacttaaaCCACTGCCTAATCACTTTTTCCCCTCTAAGTTCTGTTCCTTTAAGTGAAATCATTTTAGACACTATTTAGCAGAAATTGGTTAGTAGTGATGGtgttttttcattgcttttttaaatacagaagtcaaacttattaattaatattttagagaTCATAGGATCATTCTACAAGAAGTAATTGCATACAAGTAGGTGACTAACAAGACTCTCTATTTGCCTGTTCCTAAGAGTGTGCTGGTAGTCTATtgaattatatataaatttttttatgGCAGCCTTGGACTTTTGACAACTCTTGTCTTCCTTTACAGGGCACAAAACTATGGATAATAATGGAATACTTGGGTGGAGGGTCAGCTTTGGATCTTGTAagtatatgattttttttgcattataaGTATCAGTGAACTTTATTTCATGGcgtttttttataaaaataagtacCTGGAGGCAGCTGATATTACATCACTGCTGTGTGGCAGTGGTCTAAAAAGTATGAATTTGAATTGTAGTCCTGTCACATTGAATTCatgttaatttttctattttactttttgtctGTAAGCATTAGGAAGCATCCATTTGTTCTCAGTCAAATGAAGCAATGGGTTTTTAGTTTGAGAAGTCCTTTTCTTGCTGTATGTTTGgtgggggtttgggtttggggtcctCTGTCCCCACCTCCTCCAAGTAGAATTCATTACAGTTCagtaaaaaatgtttcctttagCTTTGGGTCTCAGGAATGAATAAGGACTGTGTCCACAGACAGTTAATTTTAACTGGTTAAAAGATGTTGGGTTTTCCATGTTCAGGTATTTTCAGTTAAGCATGAAAGTGCCTTTTACTTGAGATAGTGTGGCATTCATGGAGGGTATAGCCTGGGGAGTGCACAAGCACAGTCCACTGAGTGTGAGTGTGGTTTCCCCATGGTTtcagtgcagctctgcctcagctgcCACACTACAGACCCACCCTTTCCTGTAAGATAATATAGCTCAGTCTTTGTGTGATTCTGAAGGGAAAATATGATGTCTTCACTATTACAGAGTGATAATAATTATGTTTTCACTAACAGGAGTCCTGTCTGTGAGAGTTGAAGTATGTGCTTGACTTCACAAATCTATTTAAAGTTCTTTATGAAATTACATCACATCAGCTCATCAAAAGCATAGTGATTAGGTGTAGCATTTGATAGTTTGTAGCTCTAGAACTTGGCCCTTTCGAGGAAGGGGCTGTGAGGTACTCTTAACACTTTTGAGTAATTGGTTGTATTTTGTGGAGTGTCAGAAACAGGGAAATAGCTATTATTAGTGGAAATTTAAATCACTGAACCTGTAGACTaataaaattttagaagaaCAAAATTTCAGATTTGCCTCGATTTGCCCTACCATAATTTCAGGGTGTTCACTGTTTTGGTGCTGAGTTGTTGGTATTTTTTTGATTGtttactttaatttcttttgttttatttgcatagTTTTCTAATGTGCAAAGTATACACCTAATCCATTAGCAACTTTATAGTAGCATGTTATGGTCTTGATACAAAAGCAAGCACGGAATCAAAAATACTGGGAAAGTAAAAACTGcatcattaaattaaaaacctgCAGTCAACAGATTAATCTATTTTGAAATAATCTGGTTTTCTTAATTTACTTAATCTAAATTGCAAAGTTCAGtctgctgtgtttgctgcttGTAGGGAAATACAACAAGTTGTTGCTTTTCTTGTGCTTTGCATGCTGAGGGGAGCACAGACAGTGTATGTTTGAGGAGTAAGAGCATTTTCAGTGTATTGGCAGTAGAGGACATGTAAAGGTGATCATTCCACTGGCACCTGTTTCAGTTAGAATACTGACTTATTGCAGTGAATATTGCAATAATTTTGTTAGTTctctaattttgaaaaatacttcaggTTTAAGATTTAATTTAATCAAAGCAAGGCAAAAATTAGATACAAgactaaaattatttcaatgtgTCTTTTTTCCAAAGCTGCGTGCTGGCCCGTTCGATGAGTTCCAGATTGCTACTATGCTAAAGGAAATCTTGAAAGGTCTTGACTACTTAcactcagagaagaaaattcacAGGGATATAAAAGGTGTGCCAACATTTCAAATGTTACTTTGTTAAAGCCtttaaaaaccataaaacaGTATTCTAATGAGTTGTTATGTTATTTCCCCTTGGCAGCTGCCAATGTCTTGTTATCAGAACAAGGTGACGTTAAACTTGCTGATTTTGGAGTTGCTGGGCAGCTAACAGACACACAAATTAAGAGAAATACCTTTGTGGGAACCCCATTTTGGATGGCCCCTGAAGTTATTCAGCAGTCAGCATATGATTCAAAAGTAAGtagaaatttcttcttttcctttttttttttttttttttttttgggtatCTGATTATCCAACagcatttgttttgattttttgcttCTCTATCAgtatggggagaaaaaaaaagtagactTGAAATTACAGGgtttcaaataataaaatcaaaagtAGGATTTAATTGGTTTTATACAGTAGTTACCTGTCATTGTACTTAGGTACAAAGTCACCAAGTAAAATGGTGATGTCATGTCTCTTTCAGAGCAACTCCCTGAATGTGGGGTGGTTGGTTGATTTGGTTTCAATTCAATGTTCTGCATTTAATTcaaacagtaataaaatactCACAAAGTAAAATGCCACCAGAACATGGCAATTCATTTAAAGCCAAGACTGGccaaaatgttaatttcttcTTACAGTTCTATACATACAGCTCTGGGTATAATTTCTCAAATGGTATTTCTGAGGATCCTTGTAATGCTGAAAATTTTAGCACGGGTCTTGAGAAGATAAAAAGTAACTTTGTGGCTATGGCTTAGTAGCATTGTGGTACCTTGTGCCTTTCTTTGTCATGAGAGCTCTTGATGGATGACTAATTGCAAAGGAGAGTTTCCCTATGTGAACTAGCAGTAGAAAAGCAGAATTCTTCTATGTTTTTCTGAGAGCTGAGAACTGGTGCTAGAAATGACAATAAGGAGGGAACAGTCCCCTCTTCTGTGTGTAAAACCACAAGATGTCCTAGAGCATGTGGCTGGTGAAACAGCAGTGTGTTTCAGTCTGGCATTGGACTTTCCACACTCTGTAAACAAAACCTTAAAATAGCATCAAGGGAATAAAAACCTTAGTATGTGTAAAGTAATACtttcttactgctttttctCAAATAGTAGACATGAAACTGTACTTACATGATGTgcatataaagaaaaatctggtGGATATCTGAAGTGTCCTGAAAGCATCCACACTCCAGGAGACTTCCCCAGAATCAGTCAGACTTGAAGGAATTTGTGTACTTGTCACAAGGGTTCTTGCTGACAAAAAAGTTGGAATCTGCTGTTTAGGGTTTCAGTGGTCCCACTGTGATGTATTCCCTAGAAAAGCTCTCTACCCTGCTTTAGGAATGTGTGTTGGCCAGTCTGATTGGGAATAATTCTTCTGCTTGCCCTGTGTAGAGATCAGCTTTACCACACCTTCATTTACATTTCCCCAGCAACCTAATCTTTTGCCTTCCATATCTCCTCAGTGTGTTGCAAGAGCAAtgtcttcccctttttttccatgCCAGTAGGCTGGTGGGAGAGCAGAGAAGATAAAAGCCTTTGGTAGGAGAGATGAAGGATTTGGATAGGATACACTTTAGTTTCTAGACTACTATCGATGACTGTTTTGGTATCTGGACTGAATTTTAATATGTCTTCTTCTCTCCCTACTCCAAAAGGCTGGAAAATAAACTAgaaatttatacattttagtAGTGCCAGAGATTTGTAAGCCCCAtctcttctttaaaataattttgttccaaTACACAGTTGTTGGTTATGGTATTTCAGTAATAAACAGTGAGTTAGTTTAGTTCTTTGCTATAAAGTACATCTATTTTGGGTCTTGTGAACAAGAAGGAGTATTGGAGGGATGCAAATTGTAATCCTTGTTTACTCTATGGACAGTTTTGGTTTATGATTCTGTGCCAAGTGTAGTCAACTACGGCCAAACacttttttaatgagaaacacCTTTAGTGATCTAAGTAGCTATTGTGGCTCATCTGAAAAGATgcaaataataatatatttcacctgggaaaagaaatcaaaatcaggaaaaaattttaGAATACTAGTATTTTATGCATGATATCAAAATATCATACTATGTTTTGGTACAAAGGGAGAATTTGTTTATAACGATGCTTTTAGCTAAAATAAATAGTACTTCATTATTCTGCTGTGACTTACACTGTGAACTTGATGCTTCAAGTGGTGTTTCAAGTCTAACTAGTTGTCAATAATTCTCCAGCTAAATTCATCAAGCAGTCTGttaggaaagaaattaagtgATCCCCTGCTGGATTTCATTCAGCTTTCTGCCTTGTTCATTTAGAGTGAGCTGTCAAACAAGGTTGGATACCTAAACAAACTCTGAATTAGACATAGGAAATTCGTGGCAATTTGTCATTAACATATGGAAAAGATCAAAGGAAGATCAATATTTCTGAAGCTTTTCCAAAAGCGTGTAAATTTAGGTGTCTGTTTAACTTGCTGGCAGTGTTAGAACACCAACTGCAACAAAAATGATGATCTAGATGTTTGTCATTAAATACTGATTAAGTCAGCCAGGTCTTTGTGAGTGAGTCAGGTGTTCCTGAAGTGTTAGAAGGGAATGTTTATGTTATCTGCTTAGGgcaacattaattttattttatagctgCATTATATGTGAAGATGTCAGTTATTGAATACTTCATTATGACAGCCCATAATTTTGTAGTAACagtcccttttccttctctcaggCTGACATTTGGTCACTGGGCATCACTGCAATTGAACTGGCCAAGGGGGAGCCTCCCAACTCGGATATGCATCCAATGAGAGTTCTGTTCCTCATTCCGAAAAACAATCCTCCCACTTTATTAGGAGACTTCAGTAAACCTTTTAAAGAATTCATTGATGCATGTCTGAATAAGGACCCAACATTTGTGAGTAGATAAATGCGTGTATGTGTGTGTAgatgtttcagttttgttttctgctctccTATGCTTGTGAAGTATTTTGCTGGCATTGTGCATCTTCAgtgactgaaataatttcagggaCTATACTTTGCACTGTGAATTTTAgtggtattttttaatatctctgtCTCTATCccagtttattttgtttaaaatactcaaaaggaggagagagaatgCTGAAAGAAATTACAGTGGCAGAGGCAGATTCCTAAAATGCAATCTAAACTAGGATAATGTCAGAAGAGAAGCTTTAACAGAGGAGAGAATCATCTGAAATCCTTTTCTTCAGTACAACTTTTGCTGTCTGAATTCAGCTTACAAGGAAATGTTGCACTGGAGAGTTTTCATTAGTCATTTCCATAGTTCCATTTCCTGGGTGTGACCTTCTAACATAGAAGGATAAGCTGTATAGTCTATGGGTGACTTGATCATATTTTTAGCATGCTCATAAATGTGGATTACTGGCTTTTCTGACTTCCTGTTTCGCTAATTTCCTGATGTTATACAAGTTAGCTCTAGAAGTCTGTTGTGTACTAAGTCTCCCCTATTAGCATTTAAAATCATGAAATGTTAGcataacattaaatatttaatgtgtttCTTACAGCGCCCCACTGCAAAAGAACTTCTGAAGCACAAATTCATTATGAAAAATGCCAAGAAGACTTCCTATCTGACAGAACTGATTGATAGGTTTAAGAGATGGAAAGCAGAGGGACATAGTAGTGATGAAAGTGATTCCGATGGTTCAGATTCGTAAGTTTATTTTATCGTCTTTTCTGGGtgtgttctttttgttttgatgttcTTAAAGTGGGTTTGCTGCAGGTTTTCTGTGTAATAACACCGTTTCTGTACACCTCTCTctggtcctttttttttgtcaagaaaATCCCCTGTATGGCCCTAAAGATTAACACATAAGTCAATCCGTGTGCTTGTTGCctctttaaattttctttctttaaactcaatttcagttctgtttaaGTGCTATCTATTTCCTAGTCTGAGGCTAGTGGTTGTACCAAAACCACTGAATCACAATTAGAGATATTGCAGAGCACAGTTGAGGTGCATGAAGAAGTTTGCATAGTGCCTGTGGAACAACATGTTTTCTGTAAGTGTCTTGTTTTTCTGGCTATCAGATAACTCTTAAATGGGATGCCATGGGAGAAAGTAAGCCTTATAGGTAGATAAcatcttctgtttgcttttgatCACATTTCAATTTATTCAGCCTCTTTTAAAGTTCAGTTAATGTTTCAatatatgtttttcttcttattttaagGAATACAGAACTAATCCTGATAGACTTGTTATGTGTTTGGGCTAGCTGTGCTTGCTTGGTGTTCTGTTGTGGCTAGTATTAGGTACATTGTGTCCTTTTTGTTTCAGGGAGTCCAGCAACAAAGAGAATAATTCTCAC
The sequence above is a segment of the Vidua chalybeata isolate OUT-0048 chromosome 14, bVidCha1 merged haplotype, whole genome shotgun sequence genome. Coding sequences within it:
- the STK26 gene encoding serine/threonine-protein kinase 26 isoform X3; translated protein: MKNHRADPEELFTKLERIGKGSFGEVFKGIDNRTQQVVAIKIIDLEEAEDEIEDIQQEITVLSQCDSPYVTKYYGSYLKGTKLWIIMEYLGGGSALDLLRAGPFDEFQIATMLKEILKGLDYLHSEKKIHRDIKAANVLLSEQGDVKLADFGVAGQLTDTQIKRNTFVGTPFWMAPEVIQQSAYDSKADIWSLGITAIELAKGEPPNSDMHPMRVLFLIPKNNPPTLLGDFSKPFKEFIDACLNKDPTFRPTAKELLKHKFIMKNAKKTSYLTELIDRFKRWKAEGHSSDESDSDGSDSESSNKENNSHPEWSFTTVRKKPDAKKLQNGTDQDLVKTLSCLTMIITPVFAELKQQDTNNANRKKAIEELEKSINVAEATCPGITDKMVKKLMEKFQKFSVNDSS
- the STK26 gene encoding serine/threonine-protein kinase 26 isoform X1; amino-acid sequence: MPPFVQGWPRRIQEHNHRADPEELFTKLERIGKGSFGEVFKGIDNRTQQVVAIKIIDLEEAEDEIEDIQQEITVLSQCDSPYVTKYYGSYLKGTKLWIIMEYLGGGSALDLLRAGPFDEFQIATMLKEILKGLDYLHSEKKIHRDIKAANVLLSEQGDVKLADFGVAGQLTDTQIKRNTFVGTPFWMAPEVIQQSAYDSKADIWSLGITAIELAKGEPPNSDMHPMRVLFLIPKNNPPTLLGDFSKPFKEFIDACLNKDPTFRPTAKELLKHKFIMKNAKKTSYLTELIDRFKRWKAEGHSSDESDSDGSDSESSNKENNSHPEWSFTTVRKKPDAKKLQNGTDQDLVKTLSCLTMIITPVFAELKQQDTNNANRKKAIEELEKSINVAEATCPGITDKMVKKLMEKFQKFSVNDSS
- the STK26 gene encoding serine/threonine-protein kinase 26 isoform X2 is translated as MRPSVVFNHRADPEELFTKLERIGKGSFGEVFKGIDNRTQQVVAIKIIDLEEAEDEIEDIQQEITVLSQCDSPYVTKYYGSYLKGTKLWIIMEYLGGGSALDLLRAGPFDEFQIATMLKEILKGLDYLHSEKKIHRDIKAANVLLSEQGDVKLADFGVAGQLTDTQIKRNTFVGTPFWMAPEVIQQSAYDSKADIWSLGITAIELAKGEPPNSDMHPMRVLFLIPKNNPPTLLGDFSKPFKEFIDACLNKDPTFRPTAKELLKHKFIMKNAKKTSYLTELIDRFKRWKAEGHSSDESDSDGSDSESSNKENNSHPEWSFTTVRKKPDAKKLQNGTDQDLVKTLSCLTMIITPVFAELKQQDTNNANRKKAIEELEKSINVAEATCPGITDKMVKKLMEKFQKFSVNDSS